In one window of Bacteroides sp. DNA:
- a CDS encoding 4Fe-4S dicluster domain-containing protein encodes MNEIKETQTRRDFIRKMAFGTGGLVLLGNFGVVFRLQGATSNVIKGIVVDFTKCTGCRTCETVCSAFNHPLDLDGETVLGLGNPWLSNIKVHWFNPDVDIPMVCALCDDAPCIEACPVEPDAVTGRKAMYHDPLTRTVRNNPGICIGCGRCARACRSQRTGVIQMSANRRPFGMCNLCNGDPQCVKHCPFDALQYVEYTGNQNFRGLPPDAIARILIKQFYDMDL; translated from the coding sequence ATGAATGAAATCAAGGAAACCCAAACCAGGCGTGATTTTATTAGAAAAATGGCCTTTGGAACAGGCGGCCTGGTGCTGCTGGGCAACTTCGGGGTGGTTTTCCGCCTCCAGGGTGCCACGTCCAACGTGATCAAAGGCATTGTGGTCGACTTCACCAAATGTACCGGGTGTCGAACCTGCGAAACCGTATGCTCAGCCTTTAACCACCCCTTAGATTTAGATGGCGAAACCGTTCTGGGACTGGGTAATCCCTGGTTGTCAAACATCAAAGTCCATTGGTTCAATCCCGACGTCGACATCCCCATGGTTTGCGCGCTTTGTGACGACGCCCCCTGCATCGAAGCCTGTCCCGTTGAACCCGATGCGGTAACCGGACGTAAAGCCATGTATCATGACCCGCTGACCCGAACCGTGCGCAACAACCCAGGAATCTGCATCGGCTGCGGACGCTGTGCCAGGGCCTGCCGTTCGCAGCGTACCGGCGTTATCCAGATGAGTGCCAATCGCAGGCCTTTCGGCATGTGCAATTTGTGTAACGGCGATCCCCAATGCGTGAAACATTGCCCATTCGATGCCCTTCAGTATGTTGAATACACCGGCAACCAGAATTTCAGGGGCTTACCGCCAGATGCCATTGCACGCATCCTCATCAAGCAGTTCTACGATATGGACTTGTAG
- a CDS encoding methyltransferase domain-containing protein has product MPVQEDYNAWAWQYDSSENKTRDLEAFALSNAIGKLKFDSCLELGCGTGKNTRFLLSRASRVVAVDFSKEMLAIAREKLREQPVNFIQADIAKPWNIATQAFDLITFSLVLEHIEDLNHVFSEASLRMKPNGFLYLGELHPFKQYTGSKARFENTKGTTVLSCFTHNISDFTQVAKSHGFSILDIREYFDENDQGNIPRILSLLFRFGA; this is encoded by the coding sequence ATGCCTGTACAAGAGGACTATAATGCCTGGGCCTGGCAATACGACAGCAGCGAAAACAAAACCCGCGATCTGGAAGCCTTTGCCTTGAGCAATGCCATCGGAAAGCTAAAGTTTGATTCTTGCCTCGAACTGGGATGCGGAACCGGCAAGAACACCCGCTTCCTGCTCTCCCGGGCATCAAGGGTCGTGGCGGTGGACTTTTCTAAGGAAATGCTGGCCATCGCAAGGGAGAAACTCAGAGAGCAGCCCGTGAACTTCATCCAGGCTGATATCGCCAAACCCTGGAATATCGCTACCCAGGCCTTTGACCTGATCACCTTCAGCCTGGTCCTCGAACACATTGAAGACTTGAACCACGTTTTCAGCGAGGCCAGCCTGAGAATGAAACCCAATGGCTTCCTTTACCTTGGCGAGCTCCATCCCTTCAAGCAGTACACCGGCTCAAAGGCACGTTTTGAAAACACCAAAGGCACAACGGTGCTTAGCTGCTTTACTCACAACATCTCCGATTTCACACAGGTTGCCAAATCCCATGGCTTTTCCATTTTGGATATCCGGGAATATTTCGATGAAAACGACCAGGGAAACATTCCCCGAATCCTTTCCCTGCTGTTCCGCTTTGGAGCATAA
- a CDS encoding aldehyde ferredoxin oxidoreductase family protein produces the protein MSTQGYFGILLDVNLSTRQINRFQVPEEDLRLFVGGRGLGMKILWDRLPEPGIDPLDPVNPLMIMPGPFSGLPIPSSSRTTVICKSPRTSPIQSPHPNASSISYSSMGGFIGPEIRFAGYDGIIIQGKADHPVYLYINNDKVEIRDATEFWGMGTDTFDKKFIEHLGDRRFRTCYIGPAGEQLNPMACIINTAARAAGRGGTGCVMGSKNLKAIAVRGTGMPNIADQKRFQELLQKSRRAFAENTERRDNWREEGTAGALTSSSENGTQAVKNYQEGSFEHIHKIGAKTAREQVWKRNFSCYCCPLACKKSGNAKGAYGGLVHDSPEYETGTMLGANLLIDDLNALNYAIGITDDYGMDIISVGNAIGFLTEAYEKNLIDKNFLEGIELNWGNADAAIQMIHRMGKMEGIGKDASKGVKHLAGIIGKDSEKFAIHVKGHELAAWNVHKNPGWFGISYATCNRGACHMHGGNASAQNQLALRDSIGACSFASSWFREDLAFHHFMNAITGIDWTAESFERAGERIINLERHFNHREGFSRHDDWIPDRFFEDAPTSGPSNGMTVDREAFNKMLDEYYTQRGWNTDTASPGKEKMEELDLGFLLG, from the coding sequence ATGAGCACCCAAGGATATTTCGGAATTTTACTGGATGTTAATCTCTCCACCCGCCAGATAAACCGTTTCCAGGTCCCCGAGGAAGACCTCAGGCTCTTTGTGGGCGGAAGAGGCTTGGGGATGAAGATCCTGTGGGACAGACTCCCGGAACCAGGCATCGACCCCCTCGATCCGGTCAATCCCCTGATGATCATGCCCGGACCCTTTTCTGGCCTGCCCATACCCTCTTCTTCACGCACCACTGTAATCTGCAAATCACCCCGCACCTCCCCCATCCAGTCACCCCACCCCAACGCATCCTCCATCAGTTACTCAAGTATGGGTGGCTTCATTGGTCCCGAGATCCGCTTTGCAGGATACGATGGCATTATTATCCAGGGTAAAGCCGATCATCCGGTTTACCTTTACATCAACAACGACAAGGTAGAAATCCGCGATGCCACTGAATTCTGGGGAATGGGCACCGATACATTCGACAAAAAATTCATTGAGCACCTTGGCGACCGTCGCTTTCGCACCTGTTACATAGGTCCCGCCGGCGAGCAGCTCAACCCCATGGCCTGCATCATCAACACCGCTGCCCGTGCTGCAGGCCGGGGAGGCACCGGCTGTGTGATGGGATCCAAAAACCTTAAAGCTATCGCTGTCAGGGGAACCGGTATGCCAAATATCGCAGACCAGAAACGCTTTCAGGAACTACTGCAGAAATCCAGAAGAGCCTTTGCCGAGAACACCGAAAGGCGCGACAACTGGAGGGAGGAAGGCACTGCAGGGGCCTTGACCTCATCGAGCGAAAATGGCACCCAGGCTGTAAAAAATTACCAGGAAGGTTCCTTCGAACACATCCACAAAATTGGTGCCAAAACAGCTCGCGAGCAGGTGTGGAAACGTAATTTTTCCTGTTACTGCTGCCCCCTTGCCTGTAAGAAAAGCGGCAACGCCAAAGGCGCATATGGAGGACTGGTCCACGACAGCCCCGAATACGAAACCGGCACCATGCTGGGCGCAAATCTCCTGATAGATGACCTCAACGCCCTCAATTACGCCATCGGCATTACCGACGACTATGGAATGGATATTATCTCGGTGGGCAACGCCATCGGTTTCCTGACAGAAGCCTATGAGAAAAATCTTATCGACAAGAATTTCCTTGAAGGCATTGAATTGAACTGGGGCAATGCAGATGCTGCCATTCAAATGATCCACCGGATGGGCAAAATGGAAGGCATCGGCAAGGATGCCTCGAAAGGGGTCAAACACCTTGCAGGCATTATCGGAAAAGATTCTGAGAAGTTTGCCATCCACGTGAAAGGTCACGAGCTGGCTGCCTGGAACGTACATAAGAACCCCGGCTGGTTTGGTATCTCCTACGCCACCTGTAACCGGGGGGCTTGTCACATGCACGGTGGAAATGCCTCTGCTCAGAACCAACTGGCCCTTCGCGACTCCATCGGCGCCTGCAGCTTCGCCAGCAGCTGGTTCCGCGAAGATCTGGCCTTCCATCATTTTATGAATGCCATCACCGGCATCGACTGGACTGCAGAGTCATTTGAAAGAGCCGGCGAACGCATTATCAACCTCGAACGCCATTTCAACCATAGGGAAGGCTTCTCTCGGCACGACGACTGGATCCCCGACCGTTTCTTCGAGGACGCCCCTACCAGCGGACCTTCCAACGGGATGACCGTGGATCGCGAAGCTTTTAACAAAATGCTCGATGAATACTACACCCAGCGCGGCTGGAATACGGATACTGCATCCCCGGGAAAAGAAAAAATGGAAGAACTGGATCTGGGGTTTCTTTTGGGCTGA
- a CDS encoding T9SS type A sorting domain-containing protein yields MKQKLLYFLLALLFSCGISGQSDFDYSLSLVPVDVPDFSGLHSYAFGQHNGKWLLIGGRSEGIHARQPWASFPAQANNTDLLVIDVVSLETWSASVNTLSIGLREQLQSTNMNFFQDVDTLYLIGGYAYAESAGDHITFPDLTTVEVSGLINAIINDEPIQGFFKQTSDEVFAVTGGQLGKIDDTFYLVGGQRFDGRYNPMNNPTFIQEYTNQIRKFTIDNSGSSPVFSHYEAITDPVHLRRRDYNLLPQVFEDGTLGYTISSGVFQLNFDLPFLYPVEIRKDGYTPITSFNQYLSNYHGAKVSLHDSQQNQMHSLFFGGISQYYYEGDEMMQDDLVPFVQTISRLTRLSNGTWHEFRFPFDMPFFQGASAEFIPNRELPHFPNEVIKLSEIKADTILLGHVVGGIFSSSANPFSFNQTGETEADYSIFEVWLIRDSATGVFPVNGQNPYEVEVFPQPAKDQVNIRYELPSPVSTEYFITNTDGRIIKKGFFTNQAAGNNLQTLPLEGNPGLYFITLIFEHRFFVTKKILKQ; encoded by the coding sequence ATGAAACAAAAACTACTGTATTTTCTCCTTGCGTTGCTGTTCAGCTGCGGGATCTCCGGCCAAAGCGATTTCGATTATTCCCTCAGTCTAGTGCCTGTCGATGTGCCAGATTTTTCGGGTTTGCATTCTTACGCCTTTGGCCAGCACAACGGTAAATGGCTGCTGATTGGTGGGAGAAGTGAAGGCATCCATGCCCGCCAGCCCTGGGCAAGCTTTCCGGCACAGGCTAACAACACCGATTTGCTGGTGATTGATGTGGTTAGCCTTGAAACCTGGTCTGCCTCCGTTAACACCTTGTCCATCGGCCTGCGTGAACAGTTGCAATCAACGAATATGAACTTCTTCCAGGATGTCGATACCCTTTACCTCATCGGCGGTTATGCCTATGCTGAAAGCGCCGGCGATCACATTACATTCCCTGACTTAACCACTGTGGAAGTCTCAGGGCTAATCAATGCCATCATAAACGACGAACCCATCCAGGGCTTTTTCAAACAAACCAGTGACGAGGTCTTTGCCGTGACGGGCGGCCAGCTCGGGAAAATTGACGATACTTTTTACCTTGTGGGCGGCCAGCGTTTCGATGGTAGATACAACCCCATGAACAACCCGACCTTTATTCAGGAATACACCAACCAGATCCGCAAGTTCACCATCGATAATAGCGGCAGCTCACCCGTTTTCAGTCATTACGAAGCCATTACAGATCCTGTTCATTTGAGGCGGAGGGATTACAACCTGCTGCCCCAGGTTTTTGAAGATGGCACCCTGGGTTACACCATCTCCTCCGGAGTCTTCCAGTTGAATTTCGACCTGCCCTTCCTCTACCCTGTTGAAATCAGGAAAGATGGTTATACACCCATTACCAGCTTTAACCAATACCTGAGCAACTACCACGGAGCCAAGGTTAGTTTACACGACAGCCAGCAGAATCAAATGCATTCCTTATTCTTTGGGGGAATCAGCCAGTATTATTACGAAGGCGACGAAATGATGCAGGATGACCTGGTGCCTTTTGTGCAAACCATTAGCCGACTTACCCGTTTATCCAACGGCACCTGGCACGAGTTCCGCTTCCCCTTTGATATGCCTTTTTTTCAGGGCGCCAGCGCTGAATTTATCCCCAACCGTGAGCTGCCCCACTTCCCCAATGAAGTGATCAAATTAAGCGAGATCAAGGCCGACACCATTCTGCTCGGCCACGTGGTGGGCGGCATCTTCAGCTCCTCAGCAAACCCATTTAGCTTTAACCAGACCGGGGAAACCGAAGCCGATTATTCCATATTTGAAGTATGGCTGATCAGGGATTCCGCCACCGGGGTTTTTCCCGTTAACGGGCAAAACCCGTATGAGGTGGAAGTGTTTCCTCAGCCAGCAAAAGACCAGGTGAACATCCGTTATGAACTGCCCTCCCCCGTTTCAACTGAATATTTTATCACAAACACCGATGGCAGGATCATCAAAAAAGGCTTCTTTACAAATCAGGCTGCAGGAAATAACCTTCAGACACTGCCGCTGGAAGGGAACCCCGGATTGTATTTTATCACCCTGATCTTTGAACACAGGTTTTTCGTGACAAAAAAAATCCTGAAACAATGA
- a CDS encoding T9SS type A sorting domain-containing protein → MKRLLPLFFIFSALVAQSQYVTPGTGVKWDLETLAANSEGIISLIGANYVMGGSVVISANDTLEILSDGVLLFMGLSYIESYGTLIVDAPDQMVFSAFDHQATDKWRGIRFYEGHYTYLRNAIFEYGGGLKVGNGGNFYMDACTLRYNYYQSGASFTSSGALDITGPATIINSEIYENQRAAIGTASNTSSPIIFRNNYLFGNTAENSNRPQINLGPSGPGNTSYIVGNTVIGNGNTSSGGIAYSSLLGVEGDVVIDSNYVEANRYGIALTGSGMNAWIRYNTVIDNNIQNEPNLGGSGLNFTGSSASTYQHAMVTGNIITGNLWGITIIGYPVVNMGNNDPEDYNPGLNVFSGNGNGGVTYDLYNNGPVTQYAMGNLWDVAVQDEASIETVITHQPDISTLGLVYYWPAAQKATFEATDSETTPLEGVSIAVDGLETLLSTDVEGLADLITMQGEYTFTASLEGYEDFSGSFTLGTEAIQIPIQMSEITYTVTFEVTDGTDPVEGASIDISGQTLTTDANGEAFIALTNGTYPFEVTATDFTTATGDVVVDGQDLTIPVTITSTVGITELQGFRIYPNPASSYVRIEGQTIQKAELRQLQGVLVRSWDSPASTLSVEGLPSGYYFLHLYTYGQVIVHRLIIQ, encoded by the coding sequence ATGAAAAGACTTTTACCCTTGTTTTTCATTTTTTCAGCCCTGGTAGCACAATCCCAGTATGTCACCCCTGGTACGGGTGTAAAATGGGACCTGGAAACCCTTGCTGCGAATTCTGAAGGGATCATTTCACTGATCGGCGCCAACTATGTAATGGGCGGCAGCGTTGTGATCAGCGCCAACGACACCCTTGAAATCCTCTCTGACGGAGTCCTGCTTTTTATGGGTCTTTCTTATATTGAGTCTTATGGAACGCTGATCGTGGATGCGCCTGATCAAATGGTCTTCTCAGCCTTTGATCACCAAGCAACGGATAAATGGCGTGGCATCCGATTTTACGAAGGCCACTATACCTACCTGCGCAACGCCATTTTTGAATATGGCGGTGGACTGAAAGTAGGCAACGGAGGCAACTTCTATATGGACGCCTGCACCCTGCGCTACAACTACTACCAGTCAGGTGCTTCCTTTACTTCCAGCGGTGCACTCGACATCACGGGACCAGCAACCATTATCAACAGCGAGATATACGAAAACCAGCGCGCTGCTATTGGCACAGCCTCTAACACCAGTAGCCCCATCATCTTCCGCAACAACTACCTCTTTGGCAATACAGCTGAGAACTCTAACCGCCCACAGATCAACCTGGGACCTTCCGGACCTGGCAATACCAGTTACATTGTCGGCAACACCGTCATCGGTAATGGCAATACCTCTTCGGGTGGCATCGCCTATTCCTCCCTGCTGGGGGTGGAAGGCGATGTGGTGATCGACTCCAACTACGTAGAAGCCAACCGCTATGGCATCGCCCTCACCGGCTCAGGAATGAACGCCTGGATACGCTACAACACTGTGATCGACAATAACATCCAGAACGAACCCAACCTGGGGGGCAGCGGCCTTAACTTCACCGGTTCATCTGCTTCTACCTATCAGCATGCCATGGTCACCGGCAACATCATCACCGGCAACCTCTGGGGCATCACAATCATCGGCTACCCCGTGGTGAATATGGGCAACAATGACCCCGAGGATTACAACCCTGGCCTCAACGTGTTCAGCGGCAACGGCAACGGGGGCGTTACCTACGACCTCTACAACAATGGGCCGGTGACCCAGTATGCCATGGGCAACCTTTGGGATGTGGCAGTCCAGGATGAGGCAAGCATCGAAACCGTCATCACCCACCAGCCGGATATAAGCACCCTCGGACTGGTCTACTATTGGCCCGCTGCACAAAAGGCCACCTTTGAGGCCACTGACAGCGAAACCACCCCCCTCGAAGGCGTCAGCATAGCCGTGGATGGCCTGGAAACACTCCTGAGCACCGATGTGGAAGGCCTGGCCGATCTCATCACTATGCAGGGCGAATACACCTTCACCGCCTCCCTCGAAGGCTATGAAGACTTCAGCGGCTCCTTCACCCTGGGCACGGAAGCTATCCAAATCCCCATCCAGATGAGTGAGATCACCTATACCGTCACTTTTGAGGTGACCGATGGAACAGACCCGGTCGAAGGAGCAAGTATCGACATTTCAGGACAAACCCTTACCACAGATGCCAATGGAGAGGCTTTCATCGCCCTCACCAATGGCACTTATCCCTTTGAAGTCACGGCCACAGACTTCACCACTGCCACAGGCGATGTGGTTGTTGACGGACAGGATCTCACCATCCCGGTGACCATCACCAGCACCGTTGGCATTACCGAACTTCAGGGATTCCGCATCTACCCCAATCCCGCATCATCCTATGTAAGGATCGAAGGCCAGACCATACAAAAAGCTGAGCTGCGTCAGCTCCAGGGTGTCCTCGTCCGCAGTTGGGACAGCCCTGCCTCCACTCTTTCCGTCGAAGGCCTGCCCTCAGGATACTACTTCCTGCACCTATACACCTACGGACAAGTCATCGTCCACCGCCTCATCATCCAATAA